The DNA sequence TATTGGTTTAGTGATATCTGAAATGGTTAATCCAGCAAAAGTATTAGGCTTTTTAGATTTATTTGGAAATTGGGATCCTTCTCTTGCATTTGTGATGATTGGAGCTTTGGTTGTTTCATCTCCCCTGTTTCACATAATTAAGAAAAAAGAAAAACCATTATTTGCTGAGAAATTTAATTATTCAAACAACAGAACAATTAATAATCAATTAATATTAGGTTCAGCTTTATTTGGTGCTGGATGGGGATTGGGTGGATTATGTCCTGGTCCAGCTATAACTTCTGTTGCTTTATTGAATATTTACTCAGTAACTTTTGTTGTTTCAATGTTAGTTGGTTTTTATTTTGTGAAAACTTTGAATTTAAATAAAGCTAAGTAACTATAAAACTTAAATTAACCGTGATCATCAATTCTTTATTTGTCTATGGTTCATTACAACCTGGTGAAGCAAATGAAAATTATTTAAAACATTTGGAAGGTACTTGGAAACAGGGATTTGTTTTAGGCAATCTATTTAAAAAAGGATGGGGAAATAAAATTGGTTTTCCTGTGATTCAATTGGATAAATCAGGAGAAAAAGTTAGTGGCTGGTTACTTGAATCAGATAATCTTCAAAATAATTTAAAAATGTTGGATGATTTTGAAGGAAAAGAATACAGAAGATCTACAACCAACGTTTATTTGAATGATGGATCTATACAATTAGCTTATATTTATGAATTAAATGAATAAAATTTTAAAATTTTTAGACAGCACTTTTTTAGATTTGGGTCGACAATTTAAATGGACTTATTTGCCTCCTTTGATGGTTTATGTTGCAGCTGGTATTTCTGGATTAACTGGAATAGTTGGAACTTTTTTTGTTAAAGACTACTTAAATTTATCTGCAGCATTTTTAGCTGGACTTGGGTTTTGGGCTGGAATTCCATGGGCTTTAAAAATGCCTTTAGGACATTTGGTAGATCTTATATGGGATAGAAAAAATTATATGGTTTACTTTGGCGCATCTTTAATCGCTTTAAGTTTGCTGATTATGTATGGACTTATAATTCATACAGAAGACATGTCTGAAATTTTCTCAGTTGAGACTTGGTTTGTGATTAGCGTAATCTTAGCACCTGTTGGTTATGTAATTCAAGATGTTGTTGCAGATGCTATGACTGTTGAAGCTGTCCCACTAACTGATGAGAGTGGAAATGATTACAGTAAAGATCAAGTTAAAATTATGCATACAACAATGCAAACCCTTGGTCGTTTTGCAATTATTGGAGGTACTGTTTTAGTTGCGTTGGTGAATGTAATTTTATTTAGAGATGTAGATAGCCTAGAACAGGCTGCTAAAATTGCTCTATACGGTAAAATTTATTTGTATGCTTTAGTTATTCCAGTTGTTTCAATCTTAGGAGTATTTTTAGCAAAATATTTAAGGAATAAGAAAATTCAAAATTTAAAATCTAAAGTACTTGAATTTAAAGAGGAAAGAGGAACTGAGAAAACTAAAATTAATTGGTGGATCCTTGGAGGAAGCTTAATTTTTGTTATTTTCACTTTATCTATTGGATCCTTCAAAGTTCCCTTTGCACAAGAAATTGTTTTCATTGGTTCAGTCATTATAATTTTATTTTTGATGTTTAAGCTCATCAAAGAGTTGCCAGAAAATTTAAGGTTAACAATTGTTGGTACTGCAGTAATTATATTTATATTTAGAGCGATGCCAGGGCCTGGTCCTGGTCTAACGTGGTTTGAAATTGATGAACTTGGTTTTAATGAACAATTTTTTTCAATTTTGTCTTTACTAGCATCAATTTTAACATTGGCTGGAATTGTTTTATTGAGACCATTTATGGCCAATAACTCGATTGCAAAAATTATTGTTGTATTAAGTATAGCTAGTGCGATTTTATTTTTACCAAGTGTTGGAATGTATTATGGATTTCATAATTGGACCGCTTCAATAACAGGTGGTGTAGTTGATGCTAAATTTATAGCGATACTTAATACAGCTTTAGAGTCTCCATTGGGACAGGTATCAATGATTCCTTTATTGGCATGGATTGCTAAAAATGCCCCCTCACATCTTAAAGCAACTTTTTTTGCAGTATTTGCTTCTTTTACAAATTTGGCTCTTTCAGCAAGTGCTTTAGGAACAAAATATTTAAATCAAATTTTTACAGTTACTAGAGAAGTAAAAGATAAAGTTTCAGGTGAAATTCAAACTACTGCTGATTACTCAGAGCTTGGGATATTGTTAATTGTGGTAATTTTACTTACACTAATTTTGCCTATTTTATTTGTCTATATAATTAACAATAGTAAGTACAAAACCTCAGAATAAACAATAATTTTATAGTTTTTTTGGTTTTTTTTGTTAATTAAAAATTATGAAAAAAATTTTCCTAGTTTACGGTCATTATAATGACAATTCATTTAATGCAGCAATTAAAAATGAATTTATCAAACACTCTGAATTAAAAGGTAATAAAGTAGACGTTGTAGATTTATACAAAGAAAAGTTTGATCCTGTATTTGCTGGTGAGGACCCAAGCGCTGAAGTCTTAGATCATCGTAAGAGAATAGAAGAGAGTGATACAATTGTATTAGTTGCACCAATATGGAATTTTAGAATGCCAGCAATTGTTGAAGGATGGATTGATAAAGTGTTGGCACCACCATGGGCATTTAGATTTAAGCAACTAGTTGGAAACTATGGTTATCCAATTGGTAATTTAAGAAAAAAGAAAGCCGTAATTTTTTGTACATATGGTTCACCAAGACTAGCTATCACTACATTTTTTTTAAATTTACCGATTAGAAGACTTAAAAGAGGGGTATTTCATATGTGTGGCATATATAACATTACCTATCGAAGATATTTTGCAGTACCTTTTGTAAGCGACTCAAAAAGACAAGAGTTCTTAGAAGATGTTAGA is a window from the Candidatus Pelagibacter ubique HIMB140 genome containing:
- a CDS encoding DUF6691 family protein; the protein is MNKLASLLSGIIFGIGLVISEMVNPAKVLGFLDLFGNWDPSLAFVMIGALVVSSPLFHIIKKKEKPLFAEKFNYSNNRTINNQLILGSALFGAGWGLGGLCPGPAITSVALLNIYSVTFVVSMLVGFYFVKTLNLNKAK
- a CDS encoding gamma-glutamylcyclotransferase family protein, producing MIINSLFVYGSLQPGEANENYLKHLEGTWKQGFVLGNLFKKGWGNKIGFPVIQLDKSGEKVSGWLLESDNLQNNLKMLDDFEGKEYRRSTTNVYLNDGSIQLAYIYELNE
- a CDS encoding NAD(P)H-dependent oxidoreductase, with the translated sequence MKKIFLVYGHYNDNSFNAAIKNEFIKHSELKGNKVDVVDLYKEKFDPVFAGEDPSAEVLDHRKRIEESDTIVLVAPIWNFRMPAIVEGWIDKVLAPPWAFRFKQLVGNYGYPIGNLRKKKAVIFCTYGSPRLAITTFFLNLPIRRLKRGVFHMCGIYNITYRRYFAVPFVSDSKRQEFLEDVRKTANNI